A window of the Bacteroidota bacterium genome harbors these coding sequences:
- a CDS encoding TolC family protein, whose protein sequence is MKARNPMVWMILFFWMVAGFKAEAQKDSASIKLSFEQALQITRQNSHVLKEVGYLQEEKDQEAKAAKGLHSPKIGLSANYLLMSDDITMDLSPVKTALEPLYLAAIHNSGAYVGYPNLDPATQTVVPTLTDAQTRQFMGSALTTIDKQDWNQMIQKKQFGTVNATVQWPIFTGGKINAANKAAEIEQKDVADVLSQKEGELISELAERYFGLCLARQAVLVRKDVLDGLNQHLQDAIKIEEQGLIPNADVLHAKVYFAQAQREYSKAKRTADILNQALVNTLALQNDSTIIPVSNLFYLDAIEPKDHFIAMAKDRNPLLRQVESKKQLAEQGYKAEKSNYFPTVAAIGSYTLVDKNLSPYAPNWMAGVGLNWTLFDGTARSRKIKSAALKRQQVEEIEEKAQNDIETGINKLYEELNMYHEQLQELESALTSAKEYVRVREKAFHDEMSNSTEVVDARLALSQVRIERLQAMYGYDTTLSKLLQLSGNPDEFTIYQQRNDAKFENYNSEK, encoded by the coding sequence ATGAAAGCTAGAAATCCCATGGTATGGATGATTTTGTTCTTTTGGATGGTTGCAGGATTTAAAGCAGAAGCGCAGAAAGACAGTGCATCCATAAAACTTAGCTTTGAGCAGGCCTTGCAAATTACACGGCAGAACAGTCATGTCCTTAAGGAAGTTGGTTACCTGCAGGAAGAAAAGGACCAGGAGGCCAAGGCAGCCAAAGGATTACATTCTCCGAAAATAGGATTGAGCGCCAATTATCTGCTCATGTCCGATGATATCACGATGGACCTGAGTCCGGTAAAAACTGCACTGGAACCTTTATATCTTGCAGCAATACATAATTCAGGCGCATATGTCGGATATCCCAATCTCGATCCTGCCACCCAGACTGTTGTTCCAACCTTGACAGATGCACAAACCCGGCAATTTATGGGAAGTGCTTTAACAACCATAGATAAACAGGACTGGAACCAAATGATACAGAAAAAACAATTTGGCACTGTCAATGCTACTGTGCAATGGCCTATATTCACCGGAGGGAAAATCAATGCGGCCAATAAGGCAGCTGAAATTGAGCAGAAGGATGTTGCTGATGTACTGAGCCAGAAGGAAGGTGAATTAATCAGTGAACTGGCCGAACGTTACTTTGGCTTATGCCTTGCACGGCAGGCTGTTCTGGTCAGAAAGGATGTACTGGATGGGCTGAATCAACATCTTCAGGATGCCATCAAGATAGAGGAACAGGGACTTATCCCCAATGCAGATGTCCTGCATGCCAAAGTATATTTTGCCCAAGCACAACGCGAATACAGCAAAGCCAAACGTACAGCCGACATTCTCAACCAGGCACTGGTAAACACCCTGGCTCTGCAAAACGACTCTACCATCATCCCGGTTTCCAATCTTTTTTACCTGGATGCCATTGAGCCCAAAGACCATTTCATTGCCATGGCCAAAGACAGGAACCCGCTGCTTCGCCAGGTTGAATCCAAAAAACAATTGGCCGAACAGGGCTATAAGGCCGAAAAATCAAATTATTTTCCAACAGTTGCCGCAATTGGGAGCTATACACTTGTTGATAAAAACCTTTCCCCATACGCGCCAAACTGGATGGCCGGTGTGGGCTTGAACTGGACTCTTTTTGACGGTACTGCCCGCTCGCGCAAAATAAAATCAGCTGCCCTTAAACGCCAACAGGTGGAAGAAATTGAAGAAAAGGCACAAAACGATATTGAAACAGGCATAAACAAACTCTATGAAGAATTAAATATGTACCACGAGCAGCTTCAGGAGCTTGAATCAGCACTGACATCGGCCAAAGAATACGTCAGGGTCAGGGAAAAGGCATTTCATGATGAGATGTCGAATTCCACGGAAGTAGTGGATGCCAGACTGGCTTTGTCGCAGGTCCGTATTGAACGTTTGCAGGCCATGTACGGCTATGACACCACCCTTTCGAAATTGCTGCAGCTCTCGGGCAATCCTGATGAGTTTACCATCTACCAGCAAAGGAATGATGCCAAATTTGAAAATTATAATTCAGAAAAATA
- a CDS encoding TetR/AcrR family transcriptional regulator: MSRTIDESKIERIKEATMEMIVSKGYEGASISGIAGRAGVAEGYLYRFYKSKSELVNDLLFIHLNSLMDNLENLLNKHYSVRDIFEQMIRTLFGLANTFPERIKFLYVLMNDYNFKIQENQRERIFNLCKRVKETGLFSKEIRVEIDEEEIFLFGVTYPIQFINMRLKNFFNRSELGEKEIIRVLKICINSLKRDNYES; encoded by the coding sequence ATGTCACGAACAATTGATGAATCTAAAATAGAACGTATCAAGGAAGCTACCATGGAAATGATTGTTTCCAAGGGCTATGAGGGGGCTTCAATATCAGGAATTGCCGGCAGGGCAGGCGTTGCCGAGGGTTATCTTTACCGTTTCTATAAGAGCAAATCGGAATTGGTGAACGACCTCTTGTTTATTCATCTGAACAGCCTGATGGACAACCTTGAGAATTTGCTCAATAAGCATTATTCCGTAAGGGACATCTTTGAACAGATGATCCGCACTTTATTTGGTTTGGCCAACACCTTTCCCGAACGAATAAAATTCCTGTATGTATTAATGAACGATTATAACTTCAAAATACAGGAAAATCAAAGGGAACGAATATTCAATCTTTGTAAAAGGGTTAAAGAAACCGGACTTTTCTCAAAAGAAATCAGGGTAGAAATTGATGAAGAAGAGATTTTTCTTTTTGGAGTCACCTACCCCATTCAATTCATCAACATGAGACTGAAAAACTTTTTTAATCGTTCCGAACTGGGCGAGAAAGAAATAATTAGAGTATTGAAAATTTGTATTAATTCGTTAAAAAGAGACAATTATGAAAGCTAG